Proteins from a single region of Argiope bruennichi chromosome 6, qqArgBrue1.1, whole genome shotgun sequence:
- the LOC129971694 gene encoding uncharacterized protein LOC129971694 codes for MARVQENTWLDQGYESYVWVHENNDELLRVGGRLKFSDLPDSQKFPLLLNKKHHFTDLLIEYFHKKTFHTGVQTALYLIRQQYWIPVGQAKVKSVIKRCLTCFRVKNKTIQQMMGDLPRDRVIPSTPFDKVGIDFAGPIITKPNLKRSRVTIKSYIAIFICFSTKAIHLEVISDLTTEVFLACFKRFITRRSRPSVIWSDNATNFKGAYALLNPLFKLCKSNSIQRFSADEGIKWNFILPAAPNFGGLWEANIKSMKKILVKVTKTKILDFEELCTLVVEIEAILNSRPLSPLSVDPTDLQPLTQGQFLVGSSLLSLTEKDTAVSLSSRWSHVQHLKSKFWDRWSREYLQQL; via the coding sequence aTAATGATGAGCTTTTAAGAGTAGgtggaagattaaaattttctgatcttCCAGATTCACAAAAATTTCCTCTACTCTTGAATAAGAAACACCATTTCACAGATTTACTTATagaatactttcataaaaaaacattccACACCGGTGTTCAAACTGCTCTGTATTTAATTAGACAGCAATACTGGATACCAGTTGGTCAAGCCAAAGTTAAAAGTGTAATCAAAAGATGCTTAACCtgttttagagtaaaaaataaaactattcaacagATGATGGGCGATTTACCAAGAGATCGGGTCATTCCATCCACACCTTTTGACAAGGTAGGAATTGATTTTGCAGGCCCAATCATAACGAAACCTAATTTGAAAAGATCTAGAGTAACTATCAAATCTTACATCgccatatttatatgttttagcaCTAAGGCTATTCATCTGGAAGTAATATCTGATTTAACAACTGAAGTCTTCTTGGCATGCTTTAAAAGATTCATCACAAGGCGATCGAGACCTTCAGTAATTTGGAGCGACAATGCAACTAATTTTAAAGGAGCATATGCTCTTCTGAACCCcctatttaaattatgcaaatccaATTCGATTCAAAGGTTCAGTGCCGATGAAGGCATCAAATGGAATTTCATACTCCCAGCTGCACCCAACTTTGGTGGTCTCTGGGAGGcaaatataaaatctatgaaaaaaatcttagtaAAAGTCACCAAGACCAAAATTCTGGACTTCGAGGAACTTTGCACATTGGTTGTCGAAATTGAAGCGATATTGAATTCAAGACCACTCAGTCCCTTGTCTGTCGATCCAACTGATCTACAACCTCTAACACAGGGACAATTTTTGGTTGGGTCATCGTTACTATCTTTAACTGAAAAAGATACTGCTGTCAGTTTATCTTCCAGGTGGAGCCATGTCCAGCACCTTAAATCCAAGTTTTGGGACCGTTGGAGTCGGGAGTATCTGCAACAACTATAG